From one Lotus japonicus ecotype B-129 chromosome 3, LjGifu_v1.2 genomic stretch:
- the LOC130747095 gene encoding aluminum-activated malate transporter 2-like: MESPNTNQEKAGVLGRAWEHVKALPEVLRKKVWGICKMSKEVAQDDPRRVIHSLKVGLAISLVSLFYYYQPLYENFGLSAMWAVMTVVVVFEYTVGATLGKGLNRTMATLAAGALGVGAHYLASLSGETGEPILIGFFVFVQAAIASFIRFFPKVKTRYDYGILVFILTFSLISVSGFRDDEVLEMAHKRLSTIFIGGSACVMISIFVCPVWAGEEFHYSIAEKLEILGDFLEAFVDEYFTTSKEGDSKDNKSFLEGHKSILNSKSSEEALANFARWEPGHGKFKFRHPWSQYLKIGALSRQCAYRMEALKELLNSNTQGSPEIHCTIQELCSEMSLESSKALKKLVVSIRTMTMASSADIHIANSKAALKSLKSLLQSNLWKETDLFSLVQPVTVASLLIDIVECTEEIADSVNVLASIVDFDVEDADEKSPKTSQSPNSECAKNDNNPHVVILIEEPVLSDCGKTTSDQHK, translated from the exons ATGGAATCTCCAAACACAAACCAGGAGAAAGCAGGGGTGCTTGGTAGAGCATGGGAACATGTAAAGGCTTTGCCTGAAGTCCTTAGGAAGAAAGTGTGGGGCATTTGTAAGATGTCAAAAGAGGTAGCccaagatgatcctagaagagtTATTCATTCACTAAAAGTGGGACTTGCAATCTCACTAGTGTCTCTATTCTACTACTATCAACCACTATATGAGAATTTTGGTCTTTCAGCAATGTGGGCTGTGATGACTGTTGTAGTTGTTTTTGAATACACAGTTG GAGCCACTCTTGGAAAAGGTTTGAATAGGACAATGGCAACTCTAGCAGCTGGTGCTCTTGGCGTTGGGGCTCATTACCTAGCTAGCCTATCTGGGGAAACAGGGGAACCAATATTGATTGGCTTCTTTGTATTTGTACAAG CTGCTATAGCATCATTTATAAGGTTTTTCCCCAAGGTGAAGACAAGATATGATTATGGGATTCTTGTATTCATCTTGACATTCTCTTTGATATCTGTATCTGGATTTCGTGATGATGAAGTATTGGAAATGGCACACAAGAGGCTATCAACCATTTTTATAGGGGGTTCTGCTTGTGTAATGATCTCCATTTTTGTTTGTCCTGTGTGGGCTGGGGAAGAATTCCACTATTCCATTGCTGAGAAGTTGGAAATCCTTGGTGACTTCTTAGAAG CATTTGTAGATGAGTACTTCACAACATCAAAGGAAGGAGATTCTAAAGATAACAAGTCTTTCCTTGAAGGTCATAAAAGCATTCTCAATTCCAAAAGTTCTGAAGAGGCTCTG GCCAATTTTGCAAGATGGGAACCAGGTCATGGCAAGTTCAAATTTCGTCACCCATGGAGTCAATACCTCAAAATTGGTGCCCTTTCTCGCCAATGTGCATATAGAATGGAGGCTCTAAAGGAACTCCTCAATTCTAATACACAA GGATCACCAGAAATCCATTGTACAATCCAAGAACTGTGCTCAGAAATGAGTTTGGAATCAAGCAAAGCTTTGAAGAAACTAGTAGTATCAATCAGAACAATGACCATGGCATCTTCTGCCGATATCCACATTGCAAACTCAAAAGCTGCACTGAAGAGCCTCAAATCATTGCTCCAATCAAACTTATGGAAAGAAACAGACCTTTTCTCACTTGTGCAACCAGTAACAGTGGCTTCACTGCTAATTGATATTGTTGAGTGCACAGAGGAAATAGCAGATTCAGTGAATGTTCTCGCTTCCATTGTGGATTTTGATGTTGAAGATGCAGATGAAAAATCTCCCAAGACATCACAATCTCCAAACTCTGAATGTGCTAAGAATGATAATAACCCCCATGTCGTTATTCTTATTGAGGAGCCAGTTTTGTCTGATTGTGGAAAAACAACATCTGATCAACATAAGTAG